In Flavobacteriales bacterium, a single genomic region encodes these proteins:
- a CDS encoding very short patch repair endonuclease, giving the protein MRANKGKNTKPEIQFRKALWEAGIRGYRLHWKKAPGKPDIAFPGKKMAIFLNGCFWHRCPKCALPMPKNNRDFWEAKFARNVERDQQKHEALTQENWKVLVIWECELKASLEVQVERVRQLLLS; this is encoded by the coding sequence ATGCGCGCTAACAAGGGCAAGAACACCAAACCCGAAATCCAATTCAGAAAAGCCCTTTGGGAAGCAGGAATCCGTGGCTATCGGCTGCACTGGAAGAAGGCTCCTGGCAAACCAGACATTGCTTTTCCGGGGAAGAAAATGGCCATTTTCCTGAACGGATGCTTTTGGCACCGTTGTCCGAAATGCGCGCTGCCAATGCCCAAAAACAATCGCGACTTTTGGGAAGCGAAATTTGCACGCAACGTGGAGCGCGACCAACAGAAACACGAAGCCTTGACGCAAGAAAACTGGAAGGTGCTCGTTATTTGGGAATGTGAGTTGAAAGCAAGCCTGGAAGTTCAGGTTGAACGCGTTCGTCAATTATTGCTATCCTAA
- a CDS encoding RloB family protein, which translates to MKDKKAEQKAAKQKHLEQLRAQRRKEPSLERPVAELTEKPSILIVCEGENTEPSYFNQYRITSAKVKSVGEGYNTVSLVNRALALAQLGNYDQVWCVFDKDDFNDNDFNSAIQIAEANNLGVAYSNQSFEYWLILHFNDHQGGGMHRDNYNDKINEHLRPFKVIYDGNRTKLIEEDFFEQLDGFDEKTNRKRVELAIIRAERNYNNFDHTNPAKEESSTTVFRLVRELLKYVE; encoded by the coding sequence ATGAAGGATAAAAAGGCTGAACAAAAAGCAGCTAAGCAAAAGCACCTTGAACAGTTAAGGGCTCAACGAAGAAAAGAACCGAGTCTAGAAAGACCTGTTGCAGAGTTAACAGAAAAACCCTCTATTCTTATTGTTTGTGAAGGAGAAAATACCGAACCCTCTTATTTTAATCAATACAGAATTACTTCAGCAAAAGTCAAATCTGTTGGTGAAGGATATAATACCGTTTCGTTAGTGAATAGAGCCCTTGCTTTAGCTCAACTAGGAAACTACGACCAAGTTTGGTGTGTGTTTGATAAAGACGATTTTAACGATAATGATTTCAACTCTGCAATTCAAATAGCAGAAGCCAATAACTTAGGAGTAGCTTATTCAAATCAATCGTTTGAATATTGGCTGATATTACACTTTAATGACCATCAAGGTGGTGGAATGCATAGAGATAACTACAACGATAAAATCAACGAACACCTGAGACCGTTCAAAGTAATTTATGACGGCAACAGAACTAAATTGATAGAAGAAGATTTTTTTGAACAACTTGACGGATTTGACGAGAAAACAAACAGAAAAAGAGTTGAACTTGCAATAATTAGAGCAGAAAGAAATTACAACAATTTTGACCACACAAATCCCGCTAAAGAAGAATCATCAACGACTGTGTTCCGACTAGTAAGAGAACTTTTGAAATATGTGGAATGA
- a CDS encoding dipeptidase — protein MKKLSYIIIGTALIYWLITLFVPAIIDDKFNPVLTKEPYTVSEKAQSLFNSLDFVGDLHCDALLWNRNLLKRNDRGQVDIPRMQEGNVALQAFTIVTKSPKGQNMQENTGETDNITSLMIAEGRGIDSWFSLYERAIDQCESLHGFAKKSEGKFVVVHDKNELRSFLDARKSDRSLSAGYLGVEGGHCLEGKLENVDGLWEAGVRMMGPTHFFDNELGGSAHGVSGAGLSDFGKQVVKHMNELGMIIDVAHSSESIIDDVLAMTTKPILTSHTGVKGTLNSPRNLSDKHLKGIAATNGLIGIAFFPEAIGGTSPETIVNTMKYVRDLVGYQYVALGSDYDGSVTTEFDCTGFNLLVEEMLKQGFSEEEIRGIMGDNMKRFLLENLP, from the coding sequence TGTTCTAACCAAAGAACCTTACACTGTTTCTGAAAAGGCGCAATCGCTCTTCAATAGCTTGGATTTTGTGGGAGATCTTCATTGCGATGCTTTGCTGTGGAACAGGAATCTGCTGAAGCGCAACGATCGCGGGCAAGTGGACATTCCGCGGATGCAAGAAGGAAATGTGGCCTTGCAGGCATTTACCATCGTGACCAAATCGCCCAAAGGGCAGAATATGCAGGAGAATACAGGCGAGACCGACAACATCACTTCGCTGATGATTGCCGAAGGCCGAGGCATTGATAGTTGGTTCAGTTTGTACGAACGCGCTATCGATCAATGCGAATCGCTGCATGGTTTCGCAAAGAAATCGGAAGGAAAATTCGTTGTGGTGCACGATAAGAATGAGCTCCGATCATTTCTTGATGCACGGAAATCAGACCGCTCGCTAAGCGCTGGCTATTTGGGTGTAGAAGGCGGCCATTGCCTCGAAGGTAAACTCGAAAATGTGGATGGACTTTGGGAAGCTGGCGTTCGGATGATGGGACCTACACACTTCTTCGATAACGAACTGGGCGGCTCTGCGCATGGTGTTTCTGGTGCAGGTCTGAGCGATTTCGGGAAGCAGGTTGTAAAGCATATGAACGAGCTTGGAATGATCATCGATGTGGCGCATTCATCCGAATCCATTATTGATGATGTGTTGGCAATGACCACCAAGCCGATCCTCACTTCGCATACTGGAGTAAAAGGCACGCTCAATTCGCCACGCAATCTTTCTGATAAGCATTTGAAAGGCATTGCTGCCACCAACGGATTGATCGGCATTGCTTTCTTTCCCGAAGCCATTGGCGGCACATCGCCCGAAACCATTGTCAACACCATGAAGTACGTGCGCGACCTCGTTGGTTATCAATATGTGGCCTTGGGTTCCGATTATGATGGCTCAGTAACCACCGAATTCGATTGTACGGGCTTCAATTTGCTGGTAGAGGAAATGCTGAAGCAAGGTTTTTCGGAAGAGGAGATCCGTGGCATTATGGGCGATAACATGAAACGGTTTCTGCTGGAGAATTTGCCTTGA